The region ATCCATGGTACATCACTGTCAATCGCCAGGATGAAATCGGCATCTTCCAAGATGGGATGCTGCTTATCCTCATTCCATTGAAAGCCGCAGTGCATTGGATGATTTGCGGGAAAGTTCATCGTTTGAGGTACCGACTCCAAAACTGGTATTGCTAAATTTTCACATAGCTTTATAAGTTCATCAACAGACTCTTCTTTTTTTCCTAAATAAGAAGTTACAACGATTGGATTGTCTGCCGTTAATAGATCAGAAACTAAATCATTTACATCTTGTTCTGGAATTGCACTGGGCGAGATCGGCTCCCAAAGCGATGTATCAATCTCCACCGACTCCGTTTCCTCTTCCATTGCCTCTCTTGGCCCCATTAAATAAACCGGCCCTTGTGGTTCGCTTTTTGATATTTGCAACGCACGATGAACCAACTGTTTCACATTTTTCCCCGTGCGGATTTCATTGTCATATTTGGAATACCCCCGCATAATTCCGCGCTGATCATTAACATCTTGATACCAATGGATAAATTCATTTCTACTTCCTAGCATTTCCCCTTCTTGAGTGTAGGGAGATGCTCCAGCAAAAACAAGGACCGGTACTTTAGCCTTAAAAGCGTTATGTATCGCTCCGCCCAAGTTTTGAGTGCCACATTCCACATGAACAATAACTGCTTGAGGTTCTCCGGTCGCTTGTACATATCCATGGGCAGCACTCATTGCTACAAACTCATGGGGGCTAATAATAACTTTTGGCAAATCTTTATTTTTTTGCGCAGCATCCGTCAAACTTTCAATTATTGTTGGATGATCGCTTCCGAAGTTTGCGAAAATATAAGAAACACCTGCCTCCTGAAGCGCTTCCAAAAATGCTGTCCCAGTTGTATACATATAAGACTCTCCTTTCTGCTACGATTTAATATTTATTGTAAAACAGAAAAAGAGGGACGAGGTGTTAAGTAATAAACATTTTCTTAATTTATCCTAATGTTCCTTCCAAACTGCTATTTGTCTTTTGCTTAGGAATCCAAGAAATACCTAACTGCAAAACAGTCATTTCATTACCTTTGCTTTTCTCTAAGCTTTTCAATATCTTTCAATATAAATGTTTGATTCGAAATTTCGATAATACCTTCACTGCGCCACTCCTTCAAAACTTTCCAAACAGCAACCCTCGATTTTCCAATATAATTTGCCATGGATGTTTGTGTTACATTAATCGTTTTATCTCCTTTTTTCTCATACAGATTCATTAGAAAATATGATAGTTGTACTTCAATAGGTGCGTTTAAGATTGTGTTTATAGTTGCCAGCATACGAATTTTCTGGATAAGTGAATAGCTAAATTGCCTGGACGTCTCAGGATGTTTGCCTGTCAAACGTTCAAACTGGCCTTTTGAAAAATAATAAAGCGTCGAATCCATCATCAATGTTGCGGTAGTGAAGGAGGCAGTGCCGTAAATCATTTGTTCTCCTGTGAGCGAGCCTGGAAAGACGAAGTCTATAATGCGTTCATATCCATCCTCACGTAACACACTTATCATAATTTTTCCTTCCAGTAAGTAATAAAAACCGCTTGATACATCACCCTGTCTGAATAATACAATGTTTTTTCTCAACTTTTTAACTTCCGCATAATGGGAGTATTGAGACCAGTTAAACAATCTGATGTTCACCTCGAAAACTTTAAATTTACCTCTTGAGCAATGGAGTCAAATGGCAGCTATTTCTATAAGTGCTTCAGTGTTATTAATGATAATATTACGATTTGTCAAATACACCACATCATTATCCCATTTTTTAAATATATTATATATTGTTGTTCGGTTCAGATTTGTATAACAACAAAGTTCCTGTTGAGTAAATGGAATCTGCTTGCTTACAAACTTTTCCCTTAAAGTTAATATCGTTCTGGCCAGTAATTTTTCGGAGTGTAACGTATGGAATAGAACATTATTTGATAGAGTTTTCAACTTTTCTGTTAGATTAGTATAGATTAGCATTTTAAACTGAGCGTCTCTTTCCAGAACTGGCTCAATATTTTTATAAGGAAAAAAATATACAACGCTGTCCTCGATGGCCGTTGCAGTTGAAAAGTAAAGTTCGCCATCTACTGACTGTTCACCAAAAGACTTTTCATTACAAACAATATCAATGATATTCTCTTCTCCAGTGTGGATTGTCGATGATACCTTGACCAAGCCTTGTTTCAAATAATAAAACCCGTTGCAACCGTCTTCTTTTTCTTGATAGATTACTGATTTTCGTTTGTAATAATTTCTTTCTCCATATTTAAGATAAGGAATCCAACTGCTAGTTTGCATAAACAAATTAGACATTTTACGTCCCCTCCGTAAAGTAGTAAATCTCAATAATACTAAACTCAGCGTTAGTTACAATTTCATGGTTTTTACTATTTTCATTACAATCTAAAATAGGTTATTATGGAGCTTTAATCAGTAGGGTGTTACTTATCTCCCATACTGATTGTGAGTAACACAGGGTCTATCCTCCAACTCATTAACTTCTTTTAGATCGTTATCGATTACTAAATAGATAATTTATACTATATTTCCGTCATGAAACACCAAATTCCTGCATTAGAATAATATCTACGTAAAAAAATAACTCCCTAAACCAAGAAATAAGTCATTTATGATCGAAACCAGTCGCAAAATTTTCATATCAGTTTTTTAACCCTAACATCCACAGGTTCTCCTCCTCCCGACTCTTTTAATTTTTAACCTCAATATGTTTTAAATTCAGTCGATCAACAACCTTATAATTTCAGATTGTGAAATTGAGTGAATATTAATTTTTTATTTTCCCCTTGACTAAGTAAACAAAAAAACTACACGTATCAACTACGTGCAGGATTCTTATTTTCATCTTATTTATTATACTTGCATTCTTATACCCCATTCATTAAGCACATTGATAAGATATTTTACTTCTTCAAATGTTGTATAGTAATGAAAACCAATCCGGATTCCACCAATTCCATTAATAGAACGAAGGCTTACTTTAATATTATTTTCTGTTAAGTGATTCAGAAGCTTCTTTTCTAAATCAAGATTATCACACGTCAGCGTAATAATTGATGACCAATTGCA is a window of Virgibacillus ihumii DNA encoding:
- a CDS encoding Crp/Fnr family transcriptional regulator; amino-acid sequence: MSNLFMQTSSWIPYLKYGERNYYKRKSVIYQEKEDGCNGFYYLKQGLVKVSSTIHTGEENIIDIVCNEKSFGEQSVDGELYFSTATAIEDSVVYFFPYKNIEPVLERDAQFKMLIYTNLTEKLKTLSNNVLFHTLHSEKLLARTILTLREKFVSKQIPFTQQELCCYTNLNRTTIYNIFKKWDNDVVYLTNRNIIINNTEALIEIAAI
- a CDS encoding thiamine pyrophosphate-requiring protein, producing MYTTGTAFLEALQEAGVSYIFANFGSDHPTIIESLTDAAQKNKDLPKVIISPHEFVAMSAAHGYVQATGEPQAVIVHVECGTQNLGGAIHNAFKAKVPVLVFAGASPYTQEGEMLGSRNEFIHWYQDVNDQRGIMRGYSKYDNEIRTGKNVKQLVHRALQISKSEPQGPVYLMGPREAMEEETESVEIDTSLWEPISPSAIPEQDVNDLVSDLLTADNPIVVTSYLGKKEESVDELIKLCENLAIPVLESVPQTMNFPANHPMHCGFQWNEDKQHPILEDADFILAIDSDVPWIPTKNKPSTNAIIYYIDADPLKEDMPLWYIPSKRFYRADSQVALNQINKVIDEETIDESSVSARRKKIETFHMKLKKEIEKAEQLKGGIITPEYLTACVREIVDENTIVLNEGITNYGVVNTHIGASEPGSYFSSGAGSLGWNGGAAIGAKLAHPDKTIISLTGDGSYLFSVPSVVHTMAEQYDTPYLTVIYNNFGWNAPKHSTLGVHPEGIAKNANKFWVNFNPNSELAKIAEAAGNAHAETVEDPDKLKTALKIAIEQVKNGRSAVLDVRISKV
- a CDS encoding Crp/Fnr family transcriptional regulator; translated protein: MFNWSQYSHYAEVKKLRKNIVLFRQGDVSSGFYYLLEGKIMISVLREDGYERIIDFVFPGSLTGEQMIYGTASFTTATLMMDSTLYYFSKGQFERLTGKHPETSRQFSYSLIQKIRMLATINTILNAPIEVQLSYFLMNLYEKKGDKTINVTQTSMANYIGKSRVAVWKVLKEWRSEGIIEISNQTFILKDIEKLREKQR